The proteins below are encoded in one region of Drosophila santomea strain STO CAGO 1482 chromosome 2R, Prin_Dsan_1.1, whole genome shotgun sequence:
- the LOC120444720 gene encoding patronin isoform X16, giving the protein MDVETQEIRQARQRASVKWLLSKAFNNRVPDNLKEPFYRDHENQERLKPQIIVELGNATLYCQTLANLYSDPNYQSMNHWSIIQTLARKGVPVAESADMPITETVLIQTNPLRINAHMSVIESLMVLYAKEISSGDRVMAAIRRISGNNYQAPTGQSYEQALLGWISHACAALKKRIIKEVDAGLPDDNGSRLQTPDIPPVRDFQDLCDGICLALLISYYCPKVVPWTSVRINYLPAVEDSIHNILLVCNFSQKHLPYTVMHMTPEDVTYMRGSMKLNLVVLLTDLFNLFEIHPAKCVCYPGMDGQDVIARRTMGANEHGICHRRGLTVQPVTPIPDLRSDLDQPPVGSPQNRPPFQVPHSNSFGGGLNRRSTPPNEYQTVQSNNFDGNHAEAFVVHKSRGITTLASMHSQQQQLHQQQHQHQQHQQQYQQQPLQQHPSQSQLQIQQQEPLVPARLRQAKEKTNVESKADERGDFVAAGRPSNWEQSRRPSFAGRRSRRNSSSEDSQLTIENFGGSQDQLNTLGRYERDRERKLSNTSVGSYPVEPAVAVRSSIADARGTLQLGYDTDSGSEKQDRETEKYSMRRQVSVDNVPTVSSHNLSNAGSPLPVARHKQHSSDKDYSSNSGMTPDAYNDTRSTSAYDPESTPVRKSSTSSMPASPAAWQLDVGDDDMRSLENASKLSTIRMKLEEKRRRIEQDKRKIEMALMRHQEKEDLESCPDVMKWETMSNESKRTPDMDPVDLDKYQQSIAIMNMNLQDIQQDIHRLATQQSQMQAQHLQAQQLMQAQQIANMLNQQQTYGSQQHLADHHYQQQRPMQQSFGSSPHIPQAYNAPVSAYSSRPPSRDPYQQQLHHQQQQPMPMPQPMQYVNEHGQYMSPPQPAHYMPQQTQQPQSIYSDNGAAYNHSNHSPYGGAPQYRSSVVYDDYGQPTNHFYLHESSPQPQAHPHPQRRTWAHSAAAAAYEQQQQIQPSLVDVNAWQTQQHQKQKQTWMNRPPSSAGAPSPGSFMLHQNGGSGGGGGGELQHLFQVQASPQHGQRQVSGSNGVQRQQSLTNLRDNRSPKAPQNMGMPMGMPMQQEDMMAPQSICFIGDEEDVDELERNIIESMQSTHITDFVHQQQQQHQQQLQQQQRLQGHSGRGSSSEDYDSGEMISNKLNITSGNLTYRIPSPSRPSIQANSFQDPRAMAAAPGAEDQPPEKGFYISFDDEQPKRPKPPLRAKRSPKKESPPGSRDSVDNQATLKRESLSHLHNNNNIGFGNDDVNSKPVTRHSIHGLNNSNSVKSPGNATYNKYTDEPPIQLRQLAVSGAMSPTSNERRHLDDVSNQSPQQTQQPMSPTRLQQSSNNAEAAKNKALVIGADSTNLDPESVDEMERRKEKIMLLSLQRRQQQEEAKARKEIEASQKREKEREKEEERSRKKEEQMARRAAILEQHRLKKAIEEAEREGKTLDRPDLHVKLQSHSSTSTTPRLRQQRTTRPRPKTIHVDDASVDISEASSISSRGKKGSSSNLTEPAGVERGRTLSRISVAKGSTLNFRGRKSNSLMNLCDSGLGRATPPRRAPSPGMGMGASGRHMPSPSGPGSLPPGLISKRRGFDDGSSDFSLTPNLNMEYSGPKLYKQPAAKSNRGIILNAVEYCVFPGVVNREAKQKVLEKIARSEAKHFLVLFRDAGCQFRALYSYQPETDQVTKLYGTGPSQVEEVMFDKFFKYNSGGKCFSQVHTKHLTVTIDAFTIHNSLWQGKRVQLPSKKDMALVI; this is encoded by the exons ATGGATGTCGAAACACAGGAAATACGACAG GCTCGTCAACGTGCTTCCGTCAAATGGCTGCTCTCGAAGGCGTTCAACAATCGCGTGCCGGACAACCTGAAGGAGCCCTTCTACCGCGACCATGAGAATCAGGAGCGCCTGAAGCCGCAAATCATCGTGGAGCTGGGCAATGCCACGCTCTACTGCCAGACGCTGGCCAATCTGTACTCAGATCCCAACTACCAAAGCATGAACCACTGGTCAATAATACAGACGCTAGCGCGCAAGGGAGTTCCCGTGGCCGAATCCGCGGACATGCCCATTACCGAAACGGTATTAATTCAAACCAATCCGCTGCGAATT AACGCCCACATGTCTGTGATAGAATCGCTGATGGTTTTGTATGCGAAGGAAATATCATCGGGTGACCGCGTCATGGCGGCCATACGAAG AATATCTGGCAACAACTATCAGGCGCCCACTGGCCAGTCCTACGAGCAAGCTCTGCTGGGCTGGATTTCACATGCTTGCGCCGCACTGAAGAAGCGCATTATCAAGGAGGTGGACGCAGGACTGCCCGACGATAAT GGTTCTCGTCTGCAGACCCCGGATATACCACCTGTAAGGGACTTCCAGGATCTGTGCGATGGAATCTGCTTGGCACTGCTCATCTCGTACTACTGCCCAAAGGTGGTGCCGTGGACGAGTGTGCGGATCAACTATCTGCCCGCCGTCGAGGactcgattcacaacatcctgcTGGTCTGCAATTTCTCGCAGAAGCATCTGCCCTATACCGTGATGCATATGACGCCCGAGGATGTGACCTACATGCGCGG ATCCATGAAACTTAATCTGGTAGTGTTGCTGACGGATTTGTTCAATCTGTTTGAGATACACCCGGCAAAATGTGTTTGCTACCCCGGCATGGATGGTCAGG ATGTCATCGCCCGGCGCACTATGGGCGCCAATGAGCACGGGATCTGCCATCGACGGGGCCTCACAGTGCAGCCCGTCACACCCATTCCCGATCTGCGCAGCGATCTCGACCAGCCGCCCGTAGGCTCGCCTCAGAACCGACCACCGTTCCAAG tTCCGCACTCGAATTCATTTGGCGGCGGCTTAAATCGCAGATCAACCCCGCCCAACGAATACCAGACGGTTCAGTCAAATAATTTTGACGGTAATCATGCCGAAg CCTTCGTGGTGCACAAGTCGCGTGGCATCACCACACTCGCCTCCATGcactcgcagcagcagcagctccatcagcagcaacatcaacatcaacagcatcagcagcaataccagcagcagccactgcagcagcaccCATCCCAGTCGCAGCTCCAAATCCAGCAGCAGGAGCCCTTGGTTCCGGCTCGCTTGCGCCAGGCTAAAGAAAAGACCAATGTTGAGTCGAAGGCGGACGAGAGAG GCGATTTTGTCGCTGCGGGTCGACCAAGTAACTGGGAACAGAGCCGCCGGCCAAGCTTTGCAG GTCGTCGCTCGCGCAGGAACTCTTCCAGCGAGGACTCCCAGCTGACCATCGAGAACTTTGGTGGCTCCCAGGATCAGCTGAACACGCTGGGACGATACGAACGCGACAGGGAACGCAAGTTGTCCAACACCAGTGTGGGTAGTTATCCAGTTGAACCCGCTGTGGCCGTTCGCTCTTCGATTGCCGATGCTAGGGGCACGTTGCAGTTGGGCTACGATACGGATTCCGGCTCTGAGAAGCAGGATCGTGAAACGGAAAAGTATTCGATGCGCCGGCAAGTCAG TGTCGACAATGTGCCCACGGTGTCGTCGCACAATCTTTCGAATGCGGGCAGCCCGTTGCCGGTGGCTAGGCACAAGCAACATTCCAGCGACAAAGactacagcagcaacagcggcatGACACCAGATGCATACAACGATACCCGCTCCACCAGTGCTTACGATCCGGAGAGCACGCCCGTTCGCAAATCCTCGACAAGCAGCATGCCAGCAAGTCCGGCTGCCTGGCAGTTGGATGTGGGAGACGACGATATGCGCTCACTGGAGAACGCCAGCAAGTTGTCCACCATACGAATGAAACTGGAGGAGAAGCGGCGGCGCATTGAGCAGGACAAGCGCAAGATCGAGATGGCTTTGATGAGGCACCAGGAGAAG GAGGATTTGGAGTCGTGTCCGGACGTTATGAAGTGGGAGACAATGAGCAACGAATCAAAGCGCACGCCTGATATGGATCCCGTGGACTTGGACAAGTACCAG CAAAGTATCGCCATCATGAACATGAACCTGCAGGATATCCAGCAGGATATCCACCGCCTGGCCACCCAGCAAAGCCAAATGCAGGCGCAACACCTCCAAGCCCAACAGCTCATGCAGGCTCAGCAGATAGCCAACATGCTGAACCAG CAGCAGACCTATGGGTCGCAGCAGCACTTGGCTGATCATCACTACCAGCAGCAGAGACCCATGCAGCAAAGCTTTGGTTCATCGCCCCATATTCCGCAGGCCTACAACGCCCCAGTCAGCGCATACAGCTCCCGTCCGCCCAGTCGCGATCcctaccagcagcagctccaccatcagcagcagcagcccatGCCAATGCCACAACCGATGCAGTACGTCAACGAGCACGGGCAGTATATGTCGCCGCCGCAGCCCGCGCACTACATGCCGCAGCAGACGCAACAGCCGCAGAGCATCTACAGCGACAACGGGGCGGCGTACAATCACAGTAACCACTCGCCATACGGCGGAGCTCCACAGTATCGGAGCAGCGTGGTGTACGACGATTACGGGCAGCCCACCAACCACTTCTACCTGCATGAGTCATCGCCGCAGCCACAAGCTCATCCGCATCCCCAGCGTAGGACTTGGGCCCACtctgcagcagccgccgcttatgagcaacagcaacagatcCAGCCTTCCCTGGTGGATGTGAATGCCTGGCAGACGCAGCAGCACCAGAAGCAGAAACAGACCTGGATGAACAGGCCGCCCTCAAGTGCAGGAGCTCCGAGTCCTGGCAGCTTTATGCTGCACCAGAACGGAGGgagcggtggcggtggtggtggtgagcTACAGCACCTGTTTCAGGTACAGGCCTCGCCACAGCATGGCCAACGTCAGGTTAGTGGATCCAATGGCGTGCAGCGCCAGCAATCGCTGACCAATTTGCGAGACAATCGCTCGCCCAAGGCACCACAAAACATGGGAATGCCCATGGGTATGCCAATGCAGCAAGAGGACATGATGGCACCGCAGAGTATTTGCTTTATCGGTGACGAGGAGGATGTTGATGAGCTGGAGCGAAACATCATCGAATCAATGCAGTCGACGCACATCACCGACTTTgtgcaccagcagcagcagcaacaccaacagcaactgcagcagcaacagcggtTGCAGGGCCACAGCGGACGAGGCAGCAGCTCGGAGGATTATGACAGCGGGGAGATGATCTCCAACAAGCTGAATATCACCAGCGGCAATCTCACCTATCGCATACCCTCGCCATCCCGTCCCTCCATCCAAGCCAACAGCTTCCAGGATCCCCGAGCCATGGCAGCAGCTCCCGGTGCAGAGGACCAGCCGCCCGAGAAGGGTTTCTACATCTCCTTCGACGATGAGCAGCCCAAACGACCCAAGCCACCTCTGCGCGCCAAGCGATCGCCCAAAAAGGAGTCTCCACCGGGCAGTAGGGACAGCGTCGATAATCAGGCGACCCTGAAACGTGAATCGCTTAGTCATctgcacaacaacaacaatattgGATTTGGAAATGATGATGTCAACAGCAAACCGGTGACCAGGCACAGCATCCATGGCCTAAACAACTCCAATAGTGTCAAATCTCCCGGAAATGCCACGTACAACAAGTACACGGATGAGCCGCCCATCCAACTGCGTCAGCTGGCCGTATCTGGAGCAATGTCACCAACTAGTAACGAACGTCGCCACTTGGACGATGTCAGCAATCAGTCACCGCAGCAGACGCAACAACCAATGTCGCCCACGCGACTCCAAcagagcagcaacaatgcAGAGGCGGCCAAGAACAAGGCACTGGTCATCGGAGCAGATTCCACCAATTTGGATCCG GAATCTGTAGATGAGATGGAGCGGCGCAAGGAGAAAATCATGCTGCTGTCTTTGCAACGTCGCCAGCAACAGGAGGAGGCGAAGGCGCGCAAAGAGATTGAGGCTTCTCAGAAGCGAGAAAAGGAGCGCGAGAAGGAGGAGGAACGGTCGCGCAAGAAGGAGGAGCAAATGGCACGGCGAGCGGCCATTTTGGAGCAGCACAGACTCAAGAAAGCCATTGAAGAGGCCGAGCGAGAG gGTAAAACCCTGGATCGGCCCGATCTGCACGTGAAGCTGCAATCCCATTCATCCACCTCAACGACCCCGCGGCTGAGGCAGCAGCGTACCACGCGTCCCAGACCGAAGACAATTCACGTGGACGATGCCAGCGTGGACATCAGCGAGGCTTCAAGCATCTCTAGTCGGGGCAAAAAAGGCTCAAGCTCGAATCTAACTG AGCCAGCCGGCGTAGAAAGGGGCCGCACTCTGTCGCGTATCTCCGTCGCTAAGGGCAGCACGCTTAATTTCCGGGGCCGAAAGTCCAATTCGCTAATGAATCTGTGCG ATTCGGGACTGGGACGCGCCACTCCGCCGAGGCGTGCTCCGTCGCctggaatgggaatgggcgCTTCAGGTAGGCATATGCCATCTCCCTCCGGACCGGGCTCATTGCCGCCAGGTTTGATATCGAAACGTCGCGGATTTGATGATGGATCCAGCGATTTCTCTTTAACTCCGAATTTGAACATGGAATATTCGG GTCCTAAACTCTATAAGCAACCAGCGGCCAAATCGAATCGTGGAATCATCCTGAATGCCGTTGAATACTGTGTTTTTCCCGGCGTTGTCAACCGCGAGGCCAAACAGAAAGTGCTGGAGAAGATAGCGCGCTCGGAGGCGAAGCACTTCCTGGTACTCTTCCGCGATGCTGGCTGCCAGTTCCGCGCCCTCTACAGCTACCAGCCGGAAACGGACCAGGTGACCAAGCTGTATGGTACTGGGCCTAGTCAAGTCGAAGAAGTCATGTTCGACAAGTTCTTCAA ATATAACTCAGGAGGCAAGTGCTTCTCGCAAGTGCACACCAAGCATCTGACAGTGACCATCGACGCCTTCACAATACACAACTCCCTGTGGCAGGGCAAGCGGGTGCAGTTGCCCAGCAAAAAAGACATGGCGCTTGTTATCTAA
- the LOC120444720 gene encoding patronin isoform X25, which produces MDVETQEIRQARQRASVKWLLSKAFNNRVPDNLKEPFYRDHENQERLKPQIIVELGNATLYCQTLANLYSDPNYQSMNHWSIIQTLARKGVPVAESADMPITETVLIQTNPLRINAHMSVIESLMVLYAKEISSGDRVMAAIRRISGNNYQAPTGQSYEQALLGWISHACAALKKRIIKEVDAGLPDDNGSRLQTPDIPPVRDFQDLCDGICLALLISYYCPKVVPWTSVRINYLPAVEDSIHNILLVCNFSQKHLPYTVMHMTPEDVTYMRGSMKLNLVVLLTDLFNLFEIHPAKCVCYPGMDGQDVIARRTMGANEHGICHRRGLTVQPVTPIPDLRSDLDQPPVGSPQNRPPFQVPHSNSFGGGLNRRSTPPNEYQTVQSNNFDGNHAEAFVVHKSRGITTLASMHSQQQQLHQQQHQHQQHQQQYQQQPLQQHPSQSQLQIQQQEPLVPARLRQAKEKTNVESKADERGDFVAAGRPSNWEQSRRPSFAGRRSRRNSSSEDSQLTIENFGGSQDQLNTLGRYERDRERKLSNTSVGSYPVEPAVAVRSSIADARGTLQLGYDTDSGSEKQDRETEKYSMRRQVSVDNVPTVSSHNLSNAGSPLPVARHKQHSSDKDYSSNSGMTPDAYNDTRSTSAYDPESTPVRKSSTSSMPASPAAWQLDVGDDDMRSLENASKLSTIRMKLEEKRRRIEQDKRKIEMALMRHQEKEDLESCPDVMKWETMSNESKRTPDMDPVDLDKYQQSIAIMNMNLQDIQQDIHRLATQQSQMQAQHLQAQQLMQAQQIANMLNQQQTYGSQQHLADHHYQQQRPMQQSFGSSPHIPQAYNAPVSAYSSRPPSRDPYQQQLHHQQQQPMPMPQPMQYVNEHGQYMSPPQPAHYMPQQTQQPQSIYSDNGAAYNHSNHSPYGGAPQYRSSVVYDDYGQPTNHFYLHESSPQPQAHPHPQRRTWAHSAAAAAYEQQQQIQPSLVDVNAWQTQQHQKQKQTWMNRPPSSAGAPSPGSFMLHQNGGSGGGGGGELQHLFQVQASPQHGQRQVSGSNGVQRQQSLTNLRDNRSPKAPQNMGMPMGMPMQQEDMMAPQSICFIGDEEDVDELERNIIESMQSTHITDFVHQQQQQHQQQLQQQQRLQGHSGRGSSSEDYDSGEMISNKLNITSGNLTYRIPSPSRPSIQANSFQDPRAMAAAPGAEDQPPEKGFYISFDDEQPKRPKPPLRAKRSPKKESPPGSRDSVDNQATLKRESLSHLHNNNNIGFGNDDVNSKPVTRHSIHGLNNSNSVKSPGNATYNKYTDEPPIQLRQLAVSGAMSPTSNERRHLDDVSNQSPQQTQQPMSPTRLQQSSNNAEAAKNKALVIGADSTNLDPESVDEMERRKEKIMLLSLQRRQQQEEAKARKEIEASQKREKEREKEEERSRKKEEQMARRAAILEQHRLKKAIEEAEREGKTLDRPDLHVKLQSHSSTSTTPRLRQQRTTRPRPKTIHVDDASVDISEASSISSRGKKGSSSNLTGYGQLSSNSMKRDYYRGSQDSLTVKEPAGVERGRTLSRISVAKGSTLNFRGRKSNSLMNLCGPKLYKQPAAKSNRGIILNAVEYCVFPGVVNREAKQKVLEKIARSEAKHFLVLFRDAGCQFRALYSYQPETDQVTKLYGTGPSQVEEVMFDKFFKYNSGGKCFSQVHTKHLTVTIDAFTIHNSLWQGKRVQLPSKKDMALVI; this is translated from the exons ATGGATGTCGAAACACAGGAAATACGACAG GCTCGTCAACGTGCTTCCGTCAAATGGCTGCTCTCGAAGGCGTTCAACAATCGCGTGCCGGACAACCTGAAGGAGCCCTTCTACCGCGACCATGAGAATCAGGAGCGCCTGAAGCCGCAAATCATCGTGGAGCTGGGCAATGCCACGCTCTACTGCCAGACGCTGGCCAATCTGTACTCAGATCCCAACTACCAAAGCATGAACCACTGGTCAATAATACAGACGCTAGCGCGCAAGGGAGTTCCCGTGGCCGAATCCGCGGACATGCCCATTACCGAAACGGTATTAATTCAAACCAATCCGCTGCGAATT AACGCCCACATGTCTGTGATAGAATCGCTGATGGTTTTGTATGCGAAGGAAATATCATCGGGTGACCGCGTCATGGCGGCCATACGAAG AATATCTGGCAACAACTATCAGGCGCCCACTGGCCAGTCCTACGAGCAAGCTCTGCTGGGCTGGATTTCACATGCTTGCGCCGCACTGAAGAAGCGCATTATCAAGGAGGTGGACGCAGGACTGCCCGACGATAAT GGTTCTCGTCTGCAGACCCCGGATATACCACCTGTAAGGGACTTCCAGGATCTGTGCGATGGAATCTGCTTGGCACTGCTCATCTCGTACTACTGCCCAAAGGTGGTGCCGTGGACGAGTGTGCGGATCAACTATCTGCCCGCCGTCGAGGactcgattcacaacatcctgcTGGTCTGCAATTTCTCGCAGAAGCATCTGCCCTATACCGTGATGCATATGACGCCCGAGGATGTGACCTACATGCGCGG ATCCATGAAACTTAATCTGGTAGTGTTGCTGACGGATTTGTTCAATCTGTTTGAGATACACCCGGCAAAATGTGTTTGCTACCCCGGCATGGATGGTCAGG ATGTCATCGCCCGGCGCACTATGGGCGCCAATGAGCACGGGATCTGCCATCGACGGGGCCTCACAGTGCAGCCCGTCACACCCATTCCCGATCTGCGCAGCGATCTCGACCAGCCGCCCGTAGGCTCGCCTCAGAACCGACCACCGTTCCAAG tTCCGCACTCGAATTCATTTGGCGGCGGCTTAAATCGCAGATCAACCCCGCCCAACGAATACCAGACGGTTCAGTCAAATAATTTTGACGGTAATCATGCCGAAg CCTTCGTGGTGCACAAGTCGCGTGGCATCACCACACTCGCCTCCATGcactcgcagcagcagcagctccatcagcagcaacatcaacatcaacagcatcagcagcaataccagcagcagccactgcagcagcaccCATCCCAGTCGCAGCTCCAAATCCAGCAGCAGGAGCCCTTGGTTCCGGCTCGCTTGCGCCAGGCTAAAGAAAAGACCAATGTTGAGTCGAAGGCGGACGAGAGAG GCGATTTTGTCGCTGCGGGTCGACCAAGTAACTGGGAACAGAGCCGCCGGCCAAGCTTTGCAG GTCGTCGCTCGCGCAGGAACTCTTCCAGCGAGGACTCCCAGCTGACCATCGAGAACTTTGGTGGCTCCCAGGATCAGCTGAACACGCTGGGACGATACGAACGCGACAGGGAACGCAAGTTGTCCAACACCAGTGTGGGTAGTTATCCAGTTGAACCCGCTGTGGCCGTTCGCTCTTCGATTGCCGATGCTAGGGGCACGTTGCAGTTGGGCTACGATACGGATTCCGGCTCTGAGAAGCAGGATCGTGAAACGGAAAAGTATTCGATGCGCCGGCAAGTCAG TGTCGACAATGTGCCCACGGTGTCGTCGCACAATCTTTCGAATGCGGGCAGCCCGTTGCCGGTGGCTAGGCACAAGCAACATTCCAGCGACAAAGactacagcagcaacagcggcatGACACCAGATGCATACAACGATACCCGCTCCACCAGTGCTTACGATCCGGAGAGCACGCCCGTTCGCAAATCCTCGACAAGCAGCATGCCAGCAAGTCCGGCTGCCTGGCAGTTGGATGTGGGAGACGACGATATGCGCTCACTGGAGAACGCCAGCAAGTTGTCCACCATACGAATGAAACTGGAGGAGAAGCGGCGGCGCATTGAGCAGGACAAGCGCAAGATCGAGATGGCTTTGATGAGGCACCAGGAGAAG GAGGATTTGGAGTCGTGTCCGGACGTTATGAAGTGGGAGACAATGAGCAACGAATCAAAGCGCACGCCTGATATGGATCCCGTGGACTTGGACAAGTACCAG CAAAGTATCGCCATCATGAACATGAACCTGCAGGATATCCAGCAGGATATCCACCGCCTGGCCACCCAGCAAAGCCAAATGCAGGCGCAACACCTCCAAGCCCAACAGCTCATGCAGGCTCAGCAGATAGCCAACATGCTGAACCAG CAGCAGACCTATGGGTCGCAGCAGCACTTGGCTGATCATCACTACCAGCAGCAGAGACCCATGCAGCAAAGCTTTGGTTCATCGCCCCATATTCCGCAGGCCTACAACGCCCCAGTCAGCGCATACAGCTCCCGTCCGCCCAGTCGCGATCcctaccagcagcagctccaccatcagcagcagcagcccatGCCAATGCCACAACCGATGCAGTACGTCAACGAGCACGGGCAGTATATGTCGCCGCCGCAGCCCGCGCACTACATGCCGCAGCAGACGCAACAGCCGCAGAGCATCTACAGCGACAACGGGGCGGCGTACAATCACAGTAACCACTCGCCATACGGCGGAGCTCCACAGTATCGGAGCAGCGTGGTGTACGACGATTACGGGCAGCCCACCAACCACTTCTACCTGCATGAGTCATCGCCGCAGCCACAAGCTCATCCGCATCCCCAGCGTAGGACTTGGGCCCACtctgcagcagccgccgcttatgagcaacagcaacagatcCAGCCTTCCCTGGTGGATGTGAATGCCTGGCAGACGCAGCAGCACCAGAAGCAGAAACAGACCTGGATGAACAGGCCGCCCTCAAGTGCAGGAGCTCCGAGTCCTGGCAGCTTTATGCTGCACCAGAACGGAGGgagcggtggcggtggtggtggtgagcTACAGCACCTGTTTCAGGTACAGGCCTCGCCACAGCATGGCCAACGTCAGGTTAGTGGATCCAATGGCGTGCAGCGCCAGCAATCGCTGACCAATTTGCGAGACAATCGCTCGCCCAAGGCACCACAAAACATGGGAATGCCCATGGGTATGCCAATGCAGCAAGAGGACATGATGGCACCGCAGAGTATTTGCTTTATCGGTGACGAGGAGGATGTTGATGAGCTGGAGCGAAACATCATCGAATCAATGCAGTCGACGCACATCACCGACTTTgtgcaccagcagcagcagcaacaccaacagcaactgcagcagcaacagcggtTGCAGGGCCACAGCGGACGAGGCAGCAGCTCGGAGGATTATGACAGCGGGGAGATGATCTCCAACAAGCTGAATATCACCAGCGGCAATCTCACCTATCGCATACCCTCGCCATCCCGTCCCTCCATCCAAGCCAACAGCTTCCAGGATCCCCGAGCCATGGCAGCAGCTCCCGGTGCAGAGGACCAGCCGCCCGAGAAGGGTTTCTACATCTCCTTCGACGATGAGCAGCCCAAACGACCCAAGCCACCTCTGCGCGCCAAGCGATCGCCCAAAAAGGAGTCTCCACCGGGCAGTAGGGACAGCGTCGATAATCAGGCGACCCTGAAACGTGAATCGCTTAGTCATctgcacaacaacaacaatattgGATTTGGAAATGATGATGTCAACAGCAAACCGGTGACCAGGCACAGCATCCATGGCCTAAACAACTCCAATAGTGTCAAATCTCCCGGAAATGCCACGTACAACAAGTACACGGATGAGCCGCCCATCCAACTGCGTCAGCTGGCCGTATCTGGAGCAATGTCACCAACTAGTAACGAACGTCGCCACTTGGACGATGTCAGCAATCAGTCACCGCAGCAGACGCAACAACCAATGTCGCCCACGCGACTCCAAcagagcagcaacaatgcAGAGGCGGCCAAGAACAAGGCACTGGTCATCGGAGCAGATTCCACCAATTTGGATCCG GAATCTGTAGATGAGATGGAGCGGCGCAAGGAGAAAATCATGCTGCTGTCTTTGCAACGTCGCCAGCAACAGGAGGAGGCGAAGGCGCGCAAAGAGATTGAGGCTTCTCAGAAGCGAGAAAAGGAGCGCGAGAAGGAGGAGGAACGGTCGCGCAAGAAGGAGGAGCAAATGGCACGGCGAGCGGCCATTTTGGAGCAGCACAGACTCAAGAAAGCCATTGAAGAGGCCGAGCGAGAG gGTAAAACCCTGGATCGGCCCGATCTGCACGTGAAGCTGCAATCCCATTCATCCACCTCAACGACCCCGCGGCTGAGGCAGCAGCGTACCACGCGTCCCAGACCGAAGACAATTCACGTGGACGATGCCAGCGTGGACATCAGCGAGGCTTCAAGCATCTCTAGTCGGGGCAAAAAAGGCTCAAGCTCGAATCTAACTG GCTACGGTCAACTAAGCTCAAATTCAATGAAAAGAGATTACTACAGGGGCTCGCAAGACTCCCTCACTGTAAAAG AGCCAGCCGGCGTAGAAAGGGGCCGCACTCTGTCGCGTATCTCCGTCGCTAAGGGCAGCACGCTTAATTTCCGGGGCCGAAAGTCCAATTCGCTAATGAATCTGTGCG GTCCTAAACTCTATAAGCAACCAGCGGCCAAATCGAATCGTGGAATCATCCTGAATGCCGTTGAATACTGTGTTTTTCCCGGCGTTGTCAACCGCGAGGCCAAACAGAAAGTGCTGGAGAAGATAGCGCGCTCGGAGGCGAAGCACTTCCTGGTACTCTTCCGCGATGCTGGCTGCCAGTTCCGCGCCCTCTACAGCTACCAGCCGGAAACGGACCAGGTGACCAAGCTGTATGGTACTGGGCCTAGTCAAGTCGAAGAAGTCATGTTCGACAAGTTCTTCAA ATATAACTCAGGAGGCAAGTGCTTCTCGCAAGTGCACACCAAGCATCTGACAGTGACCATCGACGCCTTCACAATACACAACTCCCTGTGGCAGGGCAAGCGGGTGCAGTTGCCCAGCAAAAAAGACATGGCGCTTGTTATCTAA